Proteins from one Lachnospiraceae bacterium KGMB03038 genomic window:
- a CDS encoding ABC transporter translates to MKAIYKRELQSYFHTMIGCVFIAFMVAFTGVYFMAYNLNYGYPYFSYVISAVLFVFMIAIPVLTMKSFAEDRKSKADQLLLTAPVSLVKIVLGKYLAMVTILAVPCVIFLIFPLIIAAQGTAYILVDYLAILLFFLLGCVYIAIGMFVSSLTESQIIAAIGTFGALMLIYLWSGILDFLPSSAGANMAGFLVLLTLAVLAVWQMTKNWLIAAVLEIGAAAGCIGVYAVKPDLLENGLASILEKFVLTDVFTDISSNNIFDTTSIILYLSLITVFVFLTVQMIQKRRWS, encoded by the coding sequence ATGAAAGCAATTTATAAAAGAGAATTACAGTCCTACTTCCATACGATGATCGGCTGCGTGTTCATCGCGTTTATGGTGGCGTTTACCGGAGTCTATTTTATGGCGTACAACCTGAATTATGGATATCCTTACTTTTCTTATGTGATATCAGCGGTCCTCTTCGTTTTTATGATAGCGATCCCGGTCCTGACTATGAAAAGTTTCGCGGAGGACAGAAAGAGCAAGGCGGATCAGCTTCTTCTGACAGCGCCTGTCAGTCTGGTTAAGATCGTTTTGGGGAAATATCTTGCGATGGTCACGATCTTGGCCGTCCCCTGCGTGATCTTTTTGATTTTCCCCCTGATCATCGCGGCCCAGGGAACCGCTTATATCCTGGTAGATTACCTGGCGATCCTGTTGTTTTTCCTGCTGGGATGTGTGTATATCGCCATTGGCATGTTTGTTTCTTCTTTGACAGAGAGCCAGATCATCGCGGCTATTGGAACGTTTGGCGCTTTAATGCTGATCTATCTGTGGAGCGGGATACTGGATTTCCTGCCTTCCTCAGCGGGGGCCAATATGGCGGGGTTTTTGGTACTGCTGACCCTGGCTGTTCTCGCGGTCTGGCAGATGACGAAGAATTGGCTGATCGCCGCGGTACTGGAGATCGGGGCGGCGGCGGGCTGTATCGGGGTGTATGCGGTAAAGCCCGATCTTTTGGAGAACGGCCTGGCTTCGATTCTGGAGAAATTCGTGTTGACAGACGTTTTTACCGATATTTCCTCCAACAACATTTTTGACACAACGAGCATCATCTTGTATCTGTCTCTGATCACAGTGTTCGTCTTCCTGACGGTCCAGATGATCCAGAAGAGACGGTGGAGTTAG
- a CDS encoding helix-turn-helix transcriptional regulator, whose translation MEYGTIRIKLDEFLKTSGLSKNMLSHRAQMQRTQINNYCKNQITRLDIDVLSRLCTVLDCEIGDLLEFIPPEKTD comes from the coding sequence ATGGAATATGGAACGATCCGCATCAAACTGGATGAATTTCTCAAAACGTCCGGTTTGAGCAAGAATATGCTGAGCCACAGAGCTCAGATGCAGCGAACCCAAATCAACAATTATTGCAAAAATCAGATCACCCGGTTAGATATAGATGTCCTGAGCCGGCTTTGCACGGTATTAGACTGTGAGATCGGAGATCTCCTTGAATTCATTCCGCCAGAAAAAACAGATTAA
- a CDS encoding TIGR00266 family protein, producing the protein MRYEIKGETLPVVLCYLEDGEKMINEGGSMSWMSPNMKMETSTNGGVGKAFGRMFAGEKIFQNIYTSEGGNGMIAFASSFPGSIRAFQIGPGQEMIFQKSAFLAGEAGITLSVFFNKKFGAGLFGGEGFIMQKVSGQGTVFAEFDGHVIEYELQPGQQIVVDTGHLAAMTSTCSMEIRSVPGVKNMLFGGEGIFNTVITGPGRVWLQTMPISNVAGVLRPYLPSGA; encoded by the coding sequence ATGAGATATGAAATCAAAGGAGAGACTCTGCCGGTAGTGCTTTGTTACCTGGAAGATGGAGAAAAGATGATCAACGAAGGCGGAAGCATGTCCTGGATGTCCCCGAATATGAAGATGGAGACAAGCACCAATGGAGGAGTAGGGAAGGCGTTCGGCAGAATGTTTGCCGGGGAAAAAATTTTCCAGAATATATATACATCTGAGGGTGGAAACGGAATGATCGCCTTTGCGTCCAGTTTCCCGGGATCGATCCGGGCTTTTCAGATCGGGCCAGGACAGGAGATGATCTTCCAAAAGAGCGCGTTCCTGGCGGGAGAGGCGGGAATAACGCTGTCAGTCTTCTTTAATAAGAAGTTTGGCGCCGGCCTTTTTGGCGGAGAAGGATTTATCATGCAGAAGGTCTCTGGACAGGGAACGGTTTTTGCGGAATTTGACGGCCATGTGATCGAATATGAACTTCAGCCGGGCCAGCAGATCGTGGTAGACACAGGCCATCTGGCCGCAATGACAAGTACCTGCAGCATGGAGATCAGAAGCGTGCCGGGTGTAAAGAATATGCTTTTTGGCGGAGAGGGTATCTTCAATACGGTAATCACAGGGCCTGGAAGAGTTTGGCTCCAGACTATGCCGATCAGCAATGTGGCAGGAGTCCTGCGGCCATATCTGCCATCGGGAGCATAG
- a CDS encoding IS1182 family transposase gives MPTNQKYHKNYTEFGEPYQLVLPLNLEGLVPDDDSVRLLSHELEGLDYSLLYQAYSAKGRNPAVDPKTMFKILTYAYSQNIYSSRKIETACRRDINFMWLLAGQKAPDHSTIARFRTGFLADACEDLFYQMVKRLKNAGELSKETVFIDGTKLEACANKYTFVWKKSVGKWETKMFQKVQEAVALLNQEYLQSFSVTEGTRTQDLQKICRFLEQSCKEQHTVFVHGRGKQKSRNQKYLELFQRFLERQTIYDWHTASFRGRNNYCKTDPDATFMHMKDDHMRNAQLKPGYNVQIAVDSEYIVATDIFQDRNDVWTLVPFLKRMEEKLGFRYPSVTADSGYESEEGYSYLRDQKQKPYIKPQTYEKWKKRSFKKDISKRENMGYDERTDTYTCHAGKKLRPIFLKKQTSKSGYESEVTVYECEDCTDCPYKEKCTKAKGNKRLYVSKSFLEKRQESYENILSETGLLYRMNRSIQVEGAFGALKNDYEFQRFLLRGKTKVKLEILLLSMGYNLNKLHAKIQNDRTGNHLFPVKKSA, from the coding sequence ATGCCTACTAACCAAAAATACCATAAAAATTATACCGAATTCGGCGAACCTTATCAACTGGTTTTGCCATTAAATTTGGAAGGTTTGGTTCCTGATGATGATTCTGTCCGACTGCTGAGCCACGAATTGGAGGGATTGGATTACAGCTTGCTGTATCAGGCTTACTCTGCCAAAGGCAGAAATCCGGCAGTGGATCCTAAGACCATGTTCAAGATCCTGACCTATGCGTATTCCCAGAACATTTATTCATCCAGAAAAATTGAAACCGCATGCAGACGAGATATCAACTTTATGTGGCTGCTCGCCGGGCAGAAAGCACCTGACCACAGCACGATCGCACGTTTCCGTACCGGATTCCTGGCGGATGCCTGTGAAGATCTCTTCTATCAAATGGTAAAGAGACTGAAAAATGCGGGCGAGCTGTCGAAGGAAACCGTTTTTATTGATGGGACAAAGCTGGAGGCATGCGCAAACAAATATACCTTTGTCTGGAAAAAATCCGTAGGGAAATGGGAAACAAAAATGTTCCAGAAAGTACAGGAAGCCGTAGCTCTTCTGAACCAGGAGTATCTACAGAGTTTTTCTGTAACGGAAGGAACAAGAACACAGGATCTTCAGAAGATCTGTCGGTTTCTGGAACAGAGCTGTAAAGAACAGCATACCGTTTTTGTCCATGGAAGAGGGAAACAGAAAAGCCGGAACCAGAAATATCTGGAACTGTTCCAACGTTTTCTGGAACGGCAGACCATCTACGACTGGCATACAGCCAGCTTCCGGGGACGGAATAATTATTGTAAGACGGATCCGGACGCCACATTCATGCATATGAAGGATGACCATATGCGGAATGCCCAGTTGAAGCCGGGATATAACGTACAGATCGCAGTGGACAGCGAATATATTGTCGCGACAGATATTTTTCAGGATCGGAATGATGTATGGACGCTGGTCCCTTTTTTAAAGAGAATGGAAGAAAAACTGGGATTCCGTTATCCAAGCGTGACGGCAGATTCAGGATATGAAAGTGAAGAAGGATACAGCTATCTGAGAGACCAGAAACAAAAGCCCTATATCAAACCGCAAACGTATGAGAAATGGAAAAAGAGGAGTTTTAAAAAGGATATCAGTAAACGTGAGAACATGGGTTATGATGAAAGGACAGATACCTATACGTGTCATGCCGGGAAGAAACTGCGGCCGATTTTCCTGAAAAAGCAGACAAGTAAAAGTGGCTATGAATCCGAAGTCACCGTCTACGAATGCGAAGATTGTACGGACTGTCCTTATAAAGAGAAATGTACAAAAGCAAAAGGGAACAAACGGCTGTATGTATCCAAAAGCTTTTTGGAGAAACGACAGGAATCCTATGAAAACATCCTGAGCGAAACCGGGCTCCTATACCGGATGAACCGTTCGATCCAGGTGGAGGGAGCATTTGGAGCCCTGAAAAACGACTATGAATTTCAAAGATTTTTACTCCGTGGAAAAACCAAAGTAAAACTGGAGATTCTTTTATTGAGTATGGGCTATAATCTCAACAAACTTCACGCTAAAATACAAAATGACCGAACCGGAAACCATCTGTTTCCAGTGAAGAAATCTGCTTAA
- a CDS encoding ClC family H(+)/Cl(-) exchange transporter has translation MKKNISGILGRAERFPVILIGEGLLVGGIGGFVVVLYRMALDYAGKWLDQILAFVREDPLKIAGWFVILAFLAWITARLVAWEPLISGSGIPQLEGEMAGKLDQKWYRVLPAKFLGGFLCILGGLALGREGPSIQLGAMAGKGVSKGFDRGKTEEKFLLTCGASAGLSAAFHAPLAGVMFSLEEVHKNFSVSALLSVMTASLTADFLATAVLGTDSVFQFSIVQELPVSAYGMIVGLGVILGALGAFYNWFTLKIQSLYDKADFLNVAGKILIPFLCAGVLGFTVPELLGSGHDLIENLTSTNMLLETAIFLLAGRFVFSAVSFGSGAPGGIFFPLLVLGGYIGGIFAMAGVRLWGLDPLFINNFVLLSMAGYFAAVVRAPLTGIILIFEMTGTLTQMLSLSVVSIVAYITATLLKSKPIYESLLERLLLRGGQKPDKENGEKMLMHFAVCRGSRIEDLTIGEIPWPDNCLLVAVERGTEEIIPKGKTRLLAGDVVVTMTDERDGALIHDRMEELCREMF, from the coding sequence GTGAAGAAGAATATTTCGGGAATACTTGGGCGGGCGGAACGCTTCCCAGTCATTTTGATCGGAGAAGGCCTTCTGGTAGGCGGAATCGGCGGTTTTGTGGTGGTCTTATACCGAATGGCTCTGGATTACGCCGGAAAATGGCTGGATCAGATTCTGGCGTTCGTTAGGGAAGATCCTCTCAAGATCGCGGGATGGTTTGTAATTCTTGCTTTTCTGGCTTGGATCACAGCCAGACTGGTAGCTTGGGAACCGTTGATATCAGGAAGCGGGATTCCGCAGCTTGAAGGAGAGATGGCCGGAAAGCTGGATCAGAAGTGGTATCGGGTTCTGCCCGCCAAGTTTCTGGGAGGATTCTTATGTATTTTGGGAGGACTCGCCCTGGGAAGGGAGGGTCCTTCGATACAGCTTGGGGCAATGGCGGGAAAGGGAGTTTCAAAAGGATTTGACCGGGGAAAGACGGAAGAGAAGTTTCTGCTGACTTGTGGAGCCAGCGCGGGTCTTTCCGCGGCCTTTCACGCGCCGCTGGCCGGAGTTATGTTTTCGCTGGAAGAGGTCCACAAGAATTTTTCGGTATCTGCCCTGCTGTCTGTGATGACCGCCTCACTGACGGCGGATTTTTTGGCGACCGCGGTCCTGGGGACGGATTCGGTCTTTCAGTTTTCCATCGTTCAGGAACTTCCGGTGTCCGCTTATGGGATGATCGTGGGACTTGGAGTGATCCTGGGCGCGCTTGGGGCATTCTATAACTGGTTTACTTTAAAGATCCAGTCCCTATATGATAAAGCTGATTTTCTGAATGTTGCGGGAAAGATTTTGATTCCGTTTTTGTGCGCGGGTGTCCTGGGATTTACTGTGCCGGAGCTTCTGGGAAGCGGGCATGACCTGATCGAAAATCTGACCAGCACGAATATGCTTTTAGAGACGGCGATTTTCCTTTTGGCAGGAAGATTTGTGTTTTCCGCGGTGAGTTTTGGCTCCGGAGCGCCGGGCGGGATTTTCTTCCCTTTATTAGTATTGGGCGGATATATTGGCGGGATCTTTGCTATGGCAGGCGTAAGATTATGGGGATTGGATCCGCTGTTTATCAATAATTTTGTGCTTCTTTCAATGGCGGGATATTTTGCCGCCGTGGTGAGAGCTCCCTTGACGGGGATCATTCTGATCTTTGAAATGACAGGGACGCTGACCCAGATGCTGTCTCTGTCGGTAGTCTCTATTGTGGCTTATATTACCGCCACACTCCTGAAGTCAAAGCCGATCTATGAAAGTCTTCTGGAGCGGCTTCTTCTGCGCGGGGGGCAAAAGCCGGATAAGGAGAATGGGGAAAAGATGCTGATGCATTTTGCTGTCTGCCGGGGATCCAGGATTGAAGACCTGACGATCGGAGAGATCCCCTGGCCCGACAACTGCCTTTTGGTGGCGGTAGAACGAGGGACAGAAGAGATCATTCCGAAAGGGAAGACCCGCCTTTTGGCCGGTGATGTGGTGGTGACCATGACCGATGAAAGAGACGGCGCTCTGATCCATGACCGGATGGAAGAACTGTGCCGGGAGATGTTTTAA
- a CDS encoding ABC transporter ATP-binding protein — protein MIEVKNLTKRYGSHLAVDDLSFTVEKGQIYGFLGPNGAGKSTTMNIMTGYLGATKGTVLINGHDILKEPQEARKCIGYLPEQPPLYMEMTVSEYLKFAAELKKIPRSERETQIDKVVRMARLRDVMDRMIQNLSKGFRQRVGLAQAILGFPEIIILDEPTVGLDPKQIIEIRELIRKLAKEHTVILSSHILAEVREVCDHILIISNGKLAACDTPENLENLMSGSGRVEIEAKGTVNEVKKIVGKIRQVKQADYQEKDSGVTEAQIYTDGKEDIREVIFMAFSEAKLPLLTLKESKSSLEEIFLELTQGNSRAVKRIRELERKKEEETENESNL, from the coding sequence GTGATAGAAGTAAAGAATCTCACGAAACGCTACGGCTCTCATCTTGCCGTAGATGATCTAAGCTTTACTGTGGAAAAAGGTCAGATTTATGGATTTCTCGGCCCCAATGGAGCCGGGAAATCTACGACCATGAATATCATGACCGGATATCTGGGAGCTACGAAAGGTACAGTCCTGATCAATGGGCATGATATTCTAAAGGAACCGCAGGAAGCACGAAAATGCATCGGCTATCTGCCGGAGCAGCCGCCGCTCTATATGGAAATGACCGTATCAGAGTATCTCAAATTTGCGGCTGAGTTAAAGAAAATCCCCAGATCAGAAAGAGAAACGCAGATTGATAAAGTTGTCCGTATGGCGAGGCTTCGGGACGTGATGGACCGGATGATCCAGAACCTGTCCAAAGGATTCCGTCAGAGAGTAGGGCTCGCTCAGGCTATTCTTGGGTTCCCGGAGATCATCATCCTGGATGAGCCTACGGTTGGATTGGATCCCAAACAGATCATTGAAATCCGGGAACTGATCCGGAAACTGGCAAAAGAGCATACGGTGATCTTAAGCTCTCATATCCTGGCGGAAGTACGCGAGGTCTGCGACCATATCCTGATTATTTCAAATGGGAAATTGGCGGCCTGCGACACCCCGGAGAATCTGGAGAATCTGATGAGTGGAAGCGGCCGTGTGGAGATTGAGGCAAAAGGAACTGTAAATGAGGTGAAAAAGATTGTTGGGAAGATCCGGCAGGTGAAGCAGGCGGACTATCAGGAAAAGGATTCTGGAGTAACAGAAGCGCAGATCTATACGGACGGGAAGGAAGATATAAGGGAAGTGATTTTCATGGCTTTCTCGGAAGCAAAGCTGCCCCTTCTCACATTAAAAGAAAGTAAGTCTTCCCTGGAAGAAATCTTCCTGGAATTGACGCAGGGAAACAGCCGGGCTGTCAAGCGGATCCGGGAACTGGAGAGGAAAAAAGAGGAGGAGACAGAAAATGAAAGCAATTTATAA
- a CDS encoding DUF4340 domain-containing protein has translation MKSKKGMLILGIVLVVLLGIYGGLRYWGNKSQEAEAQKEEAETVHVVQTGDLSGFSYTDGTDTMSFAKEEDTWYYEADREIPMVQDTVRTMADALQDVTAVRELQEPDALEDYGLDAPSYTIEYTEEDGETGTLYIGDMTGENYYAMPEGSENVYTIDSTLVSALLFDLADLAQTDSVPSISSGNLVSVAVTENGQSQTFEEEDDLAELAGGFGVLSLTECADYHVTDETLSKYGLEEENRMTVQAVYTDTDTEEEETFTVYVGDEDEDGENRYLMVDGSKMVYKVSTDVIGNMTTVSEGDEAEE, from the coding sequence ATGAAGTCAAAAAAAGGAATGTTGATCCTTGGAATTGTCCTCGTGGTATTACTGGGAATCTATGGAGGACTCAGATACTGGGGGAACAAAAGCCAAGAAGCGGAAGCGCAAAAAGAAGAGGCGGAGACAGTCCACGTGGTCCAGACCGGGGATCTGTCCGGATTTTCCTATACAGATGGAACAGATACCATGAGTTTCGCGAAAGAAGAGGACACCTGGTACTACGAGGCGGACCGGGAGATCCCTATGGTCCAGGATACGGTGCGGACAATGGCGGACGCCCTTCAGGACGTGACGGCGGTAAGGGAACTGCAGGAGCCGGACGCTCTTGAGGACTATGGGCTAGATGCGCCTTCCTATACGATCGAATACACAGAAGAGGATGGGGAGACAGGAACACTCTACATCGGCGATATGACAGGGGAAAATTATTATGCCATGCCGGAAGGGAGTGAGAATGTCTATACGATTGACAGTACCCTGGTCTCCGCTCTATTATTTGACCTGGCGGATCTGGCGCAGACAGACAGCGTCCCGTCTATCAGCAGCGGAAACCTGGTAAGCGTTGCCGTCACAGAGAATGGACAGAGCCAGACCTTTGAAGAAGAGGATGACCTGGCGGAACTGGCGGGAGGATTTGGAGTGCTTTCGCTGACGGAATGCGCGGATTACCATGTGACAGACGAGACACTTTCAAAGTATGGATTGGAAGAAGAAAACCGGATGACGGTACAAGCGGTATATACAGACACGGATACAGAAGAAGAGGAGACATTTACCGTCTATGTTGGAGACGAAGATGAAGACGGAGAGAATCGGTATCTGATGGTAGACGGGTCTAAGATGGTATATAAGGTCAGTACAGATGTGATCGGGAATATGACGACTGTCAGCGAAGGAGATGAAGCGGAAGAATAA